From Arcobacter sp. CECT 8983, the proteins below share one genomic window:
- a CDS encoding MOSC domain-containing protein, which produces MVIGKVLGTFSAKEGDSGLPRPKVDSLKLFEGFGIEEDKFAGKNLEKTVMIVGQYSYDISSKEGIIIEVGSLGENILLDFNPHDYKVGTKFKIGEAVIKITENCTICNHLSVFGKKLPFIVKDCRGIYCTIVNSGVIKKDDSVELI; this is translated from the coding sequence ATGGTTATAGGTAAAGTATTAGGTACTTTTAGTGCTAAAGAAGGTGATAGTGGACTTCCTAGACCAAAGGTTGATAGTTTAAAACTATTTGAAGGTTTTGGAATAGAAGAAGACAAATTTGCTGGAAAAAACTTAGAGAAAACAGTAATGATAGTAGGACAATATAGTTATGATATTTCATCAAAAGAAGGTATTATTATTGAAGTAGGTAGTTTAGGAGAAAATATTTTATTAGATTTTAACCCGCATGATTATAAGGTTGGAACAAAGTTTAAAATTGGTGAAGCAGTTATAAAAATAACTGAAAATTGTACCATTTGTAATCATTTATCAGTATTTGGTAAAAAACTACCATTTATTGTTAAAGATTGTAGAGGTATTTATTGTACTATAGTAAATAGTGGAGTTATAAAAAAAGATGACTCTGTAGAGTTAATATAA
- a CDS encoding alpha/beta hydrolase has product MLKKIFTSSFLLLVLSTFVYGSTVTKEQCEAKNGSFIYAGNECIEYKAYGSEDSETITVIVHGTWDLGTNTLGRYGPFAETMNMITDLTTIAVALPGYSDSSTNNLKPLASKEVKNLAAKKEYVEFLGSLIEALKKKYNAQNVNFIGHSAGAMMGATLIGLKPDLIQNIALAGGRYDIHKESDEKDLISMIDVLDNISKDTKILFIYGTEDKISKPEVTTSFYEIAKEKGLNAKLVKVQGSAHIDLDMTDTATEATVEMFEGE; this is encoded by the coding sequence ATGTTAAAGAAAATTTTTACGTCAAGTTTTTTGTTATTAGTATTAAGTACTTTTGTTTATGGTTCTACTGTTACAAAAGAACAATGTGAAGCAAAAAATGGAAGTTTTATATATGCAGGAAATGAATGTATAGAATATAAAGCTTATGGTAGTGAAGACAGTGAGACTATTACTGTTATTGTTCATGGAACTTGGGATTTAGGTACAAATACATTAGGAAGATATGGTCCTTTTGCCGAAACAATGAATATGATAACTGATTTAACAACAATTGCAGTTGCTCTTCCTGGTTATTCAGATTCATCAACAAACAATTTAAAGCCTTTAGCTAGTAAAGAAGTTAAAAACTTAGCTGCAAAAAAGGAGTATGTTGAATTTTTAGGTTCTTTAATTGAAGCTTTAAAAAAGAAATATAACGCTCAAAATGTAAATTTTATTGGTCATAGTGCTGGGGCAATGATGGGTGCAACTTTAATTGGTTTAAAACCTGATTTAATTCAAAATATTGCTTTAGCAGGTGGAAGATATGATATTCATAAAGAAAGTGATGAAAAAGACTTAATCTCAATGATTGATGTTTTAGATAATATTAGTAAAGATACTAAAATTCTATTTATTTATGGTACAGAAGATAAAATCTCAAAACCAGAAGTTACTACAAGTTTTTATGAAATAGCTAAAGAAAAAGGTTTAAACGCAAAATTAGTAAAAGTGCAGGGCTCAGCTCATATAGATTTAGATATGACAGATACTGCTACAGAAGCAACTGTAGAAATGTTTGAAGGGGAGTAA
- a CDS encoding DsrE family protein, with protein MKKIFILMFVTTLFLFGKSEFSEPHPTFDEPRKVAIQLYDSNLDKVNHNLSTIYNILKEYPAESLKVVVIAYGNGVRALKKDYDAATLKRIKSLVEYDVEFIVCKNTMETMKWTEDDFIDDASFVQAGIVELIERQVDGYIGIIAY; from the coding sequence ATGAAAAAAATTTTTATTTTGATGTTTGTAACTACTTTGTTTTTATTTGGAAAATCAGAGTTTAGTGAACCACATCCAACATTTGATGAACCAAGAAAAGTCGCAATTCAACTTTATGATTCAAATTTAGACAAAGTCAACCATAACCTTAGTACTATTTATAATATTTTAAAAGAGTATCCAGCAGAATCTTTAAAAGTAGTAGTTATTGCTTATGGAAATGGCGTAAGAGCTTTAAAAAAAGATTATGATGCAGCGACTCTTAAAAGAATTAAGTCTTTAGTAGAATATGATGTAGAGTTTATTGTTTGTAAAAATACAATGGAAACAATGAAATGGACAGAAGATGATTTTATTGATGATGCTTCATTCGTACAAGCAGGAATTGTAGAGCTTATAGAGAGACAAGTTGATGGCTATATTGGAATTATAGCTTACTAA
- a CDS encoding HD-GYP domain-containing protein: MDKKRQMNFNLNNFLLLLSNALDEVEARYFNTSKNHSKRVAYLSLKFALEFNYKQDALFDICAYSLMHNIALSQEQEDKEKFCNLANEYAMRLPFDFKEQEDVLKYQYESFDGSGPFNLKEYDIPLFSQFIYFANNIDTKFDLSKTLIENRTKILAYIKENENILFSSDLVECFEEFAQNQSFWLDLQNENELLTFIFSTLHDKTIVLDFEELLEISSIFTLLTNEDLNIIENASKVAQFYNFEHKDKQTFMIAASLCNIGKLYIDENILNKENTLTKNEYEKVKAYPYYTKKILSNIIGFNDICSYAFKVQEQIDSKGYPFNLEAKDLSLKDRCLSLTNIYTSLRSNKSYRKAYSKNEAFNILEEMAKEKRVDITIVNDFKEIFK; encoded by the coding sequence ATGGATAAAAAAAGACAAATGAATTTTAATTTAAATAACTTTTTATTGTTATTATCAAATGCACTTGATGAAGTTGAAGCAAGATACTTCAATACAAGTAAAAATCACTCTAAAAGAGTTGCTTACTTAAGTTTAAAGTTTGCCTTAGAATTTAATTATAAGCAAGATGCTTTATTTGATATTTGTGCATACTCTTTAATGCATAATATTGCTTTATCACAAGAACAAGAAGATAAAGAGAAGTTTTGTAACTTGGCAAATGAATATGCAATGAGACTTCCCTTTGATTTTAAAGAACAAGAAGATGTTTTAAAATATCAATATGAAAGTTTTGATGGAAGTGGACCATTCAATCTAAAGGAGTATGATATTCCCTTATTCTCACAGTTTATTTACTTTGCAAATAATATAGATACAAAATTTGATTTAAGTAAGACTTTAATAGAAAACAGAACAAAAATACTTGCTTATATAAAAGAAAATGAAAATATACTATTTTCAAGTGATTTAGTTGAGTGCTTTGAAGAGTTTGCTCAAAATCAAAGTTTTTGGCTTGATTTACAAAATGAAAATGAATTGCTTACTTTTATTTTTTCTACACTTCATGATAAAACTATAGTTTTAGATTTTGAAGAACTTTTAGAGATTAGTTCTATTTTTACATTACTTACAAATGAAGACCTAAATATTATAGAAAATGCTTCTAAAGTTGCGCAGTTTTACAATTTTGAACACAAAGATAAACAAACATTTATGATAGCAGCTTCTTTATGTAATATTGGAAAACTATACATAGATGAAAATATATTAAATAAAGAAAATACTTTAACAAAGAATGAATATGAAAAAGTAAAAGCATATCCATATTATACAAAGAAGATTTTATCAAATATAATAGGCTTTAATGATATTTGTTCATATGCATTTAAAGTACAAGAACAAATAGATTCAAAGGGCTATCCTTTCAATTTAGAGGCAAAAGATTTAAGCTTAAAAGATAGATGTTTAAGTTTAACAAATATTTATACTTCTTTAAGAAGTAATAAGTCATATAGAAAAGCTTATTCTAAAAATGAAGCTTTTAATATTTTAGAAGAGATGGCAAAAGAAAAGAGAGTAGATATTACTATAGTAAATGATTTTAAAGAGATTTTTAAATAG
- a CDS encoding DMT family transporter: protein MENTIKSQSQAYKFALIAVFLWSTVATAFKYSLQYLSPEELVLLSSLTSLVALFFVLIVNKKLNQVVPYIKKNIKLVFILGFINPFLYYLVLFKAYDYLPAQEAQAINYTWALMLAFLSVPFLKQKLTLNDIVAGIICYFGVLIISTKGEPFSLSFSNVDGVLLALFSTILWSLYWIFNTRSKAESTVMLFSNFLIATPIIIIYFFLTQPIIIPNSNGILAAIYVGLFEMGITFLFWLKAMQSAENTSKIANLIFISPFVSLIFIYFILNEKIFVSTLIGLAFIIIGLLIQQKKVKE, encoded by the coding sequence ATGGAGAATACAATTAAATCTCAATCACAAGCATACAAATTTGCACTAATTGCAGTATTTCTTTGGTCAACTGTAGCTACAGCATTTAAGTACTCATTACAATATTTATCACCAGAAGAGTTAGTATTACTTTCTTCTTTAACTTCATTAGTTGCATTATTTTTTGTACTAATAGTAAATAAGAAATTAAATCAAGTAGTACCATATATAAAAAAGAATATAAAATTAGTATTTATTTTAGGGTTTATTAACCCTTTTTTATATTATCTTGTTTTATTTAAAGCATACGATTATTTACCAGCCCAAGAAGCACAGGCTATTAATTATACTTGGGCTTTAATGTTAGCATTTCTTTCTGTTCCATTTTTAAAACAAAAACTTACATTAAATGATATCGTTGCAGGTATTATATGTTATTTTGGTGTTTTAATAATCTCTACTAAAGGAGAACCTTTCTCTTTGAGTTTTTCAAATGTTGATGGAGTATTATTAGCTTTATTTAGTACTATTCTTTGGTCTTTATATTGGATATTTAATACTAGGTCAAAGGCGGAATCAACAGTAATGTTATTTTCAAACTTTTTAATTGCTACACCAATTATCATAATATACTTCTTTTTAACTCAACCTATTATTATTCCTAATTCAAATGGAATACTAGCAGCTATATATGTAGGTTTATTTGAAATGGGTATTACTTTTTTATTTTGGTTGAAAGCAATGCAGAGTGCTGAAAATACTTCAAAAATTGCAAATTTAATTTTTATTTCACCTTTTGTGTCTTTAATTTTTATATATTTTATTTTGAACGAAAAAATTTTTGTATCTACTTTAATAGGTCTTGCATTTATTATAATTGGATTACTAATTCAGCAAAAAAAAGTCAAAGAATAG
- a CDS encoding rhodanese-like domain-containing protein: protein MFSKILKIAVATSVLCLSLSASELNLRGDGVEVKFNDKTYNIKRIHDEECRNINGADPINIWSGNYAKEGLSSKCVKKFITTVGKITPIKITDEIQTIGEIEVINFIKKSQNRDDMLLIDARLPAWFLQMSIPTAENIPFPYFNKDKYPDDFYDVLDMIGVKEVSKGKYDFSKAKELVLFCNGAWCPQSTLAIENLIKLGYPQDKISWYRGGMYSWKMLNLTTTSE, encoded by the coding sequence ATGTTTAGCAAAATACTAAAAATAGCCGTAGCTACTTCAGTACTATGTTTATCTTTAAGTGCAAGTGAGTTAAATCTTAGAGGTGATGGTGTAGAGGTAAAGTTTAATGATAAAACTTACAACATAAAAAGAATACATGATGAAGAGTGTAGAAATATAAATGGGGCAGATCCTATTAATATTTGGTCAGGAAACTATGCTAAAGAAGGCTTATCTTCAAAATGTGTTAAAAAGTTTATTACAACTGTAGGGAAAATCACACCTATAAAAATAACAGATGAAATCCAAACAATAGGTGAAATTGAAGTTATTAACTTTATTAAGAAATCTCAAAATAGAGATGATATGTTACTAATTGATGCAAGACTTCCTGCTTGGTTTTTACAAATGAGTATTCCAACTGCTGAAAATATTCCTTTTCCATACTTTAACAAAGATAAATATCCTGATGACTTCTATGATGTGTTAGATATGATTGGAGTAAAAGAAGTTTCAAAAGGAAAATATGATTTTTCAAAGGCCAAAGAATTAGTTTTATTTTGTAATGGAGCTTGGTGTCCTCAATCAACACTTGCAATTGAGAATCTTATAAAATTAGGTTATCCTCAAGATAAAATATCTTGGTATAGAGGTGGAATGTATTCTTGGAAAATGTTAAACCTAACTACCACTTCAGAATAG